One Sphingomonas endolithica DNA segment encodes these proteins:
- a CDS encoding glycosyltransferase family 2 protein, with translation MNNELAQTAVHPLQEPEIARTPRHAPQVAARARSMVRLPSAFTEPAIGPAELCVVVPTYNERGNLDELVARVDRALAGVRWEMIVVDDDSPDGTADHARHVYAQNPRVRVVRRIGRRGLASACVEGMLASSAPYLAVMDGDLQHDPVVLTRMLEILREQRTDLVAASRYMPGGSIGEWSQSRAATSHLATRVARALTPVDLSDPMSGFFAIRRDVIDRWAPRLSAIGFKILLDIAMTAGPGLRIREVPLRFATRQEGASKLSPGVAWDYAMMIADKLVGDVVPVRLVAFAMIGAIGVLVQLAAMAVLLGLAGAGIVAAQAIATAAALVAIYAADNVLACKPRPRRGLRWIGGLIGFCATCSIGAAASIGVAKSLSEYGAAWPIASVAGSLALLVWNYGAASRYSWRAA, from the coding sequence ATGAACAACGAATTGGCGCAGACGGCTGTGCACCCGCTGCAGGAGCCGGAGATCGCCCGAACGCCGCGGCACGCACCGCAGGTCGCGGCACGCGCGCGGAGCATGGTGCGATTGCCGAGCGCGTTCACCGAACCTGCGATCGGCCCGGCCGAGCTCTGCGTCGTCGTGCCGACCTATAACGAGCGCGGCAATCTCGATGAACTGGTGGCACGTGTCGATCGTGCGCTCGCCGGTGTTCGTTGGGAAATGATCGTCGTCGACGACGATTCACCCGACGGCACCGCCGACCATGCCCGCCACGTCTATGCGCAAAACCCCCGCGTGCGCGTGGTGCGGCGGATCGGACGGCGCGGCCTTGCCTCGGCCTGTGTCGAGGGCATGCTGGCATCGAGCGCACCGTACCTCGCGGTCATGGACGGCGACCTGCAGCACGATCCGGTGGTACTGACCCGGATGCTGGAGATTCTGCGCGAACAGCGCACGGATCTGGTCGCTGCGAGCCGGTACATGCCTGGCGGATCGATCGGCGAGTGGAGCCAGTCGCGTGCCGCGACCAGCCACCTGGCAACCCGGGTCGCGCGCGCGCTGACTCCGGTCGATCTCAGCGATCCGATGAGCGGCTTCTTTGCCATCCGTCGCGACGTGATCGACCGCTGGGCGCCGCGCCTGTCGGCGATCGGCTTCAAGATCCTGCTCGACATCGCGATGACCGCCGGCCCGGGCTTGCGCATCCGAGAGGTTCCGCTGCGCTTCGCCACGCGGCAGGAGGGGGCGAGCAAGCTGTCGCCGGGCGTCGCCTGGGATTATGCGATGATGATTGCCGACAAGTTGGTCGGCGATGTCGTGCCGGTGCGCCTGGTGGCCTTTGCCATGATCGGCGCGATCGGCGTGCTGGTGCAGCTGGCCGCCATGGCCGTCCTGCTCGGCCTTGCCGGGGCCGGCATCGTGGCCGCGCAGGCCATCGCGACGGCAGCGGCGCTGGTGGCGATCTACGCGGCGGACAATGTGCTGGCGTGCAAGCCCCGCCCGCGGCGTGGCCTACGCTGGATCGGCGGGCTGATCGGCTTCTGCGCGACCTGCAGCATCGGCGCGGCGGCCAGCATCGGCGTGGCCAAATCGTTGTCGGAATATGGCGCGGCTTGGCCGATTGCATCGGTTGCCGGATCGCTGGCCTTGCTGGTGTGGAATTATGGCGCAGCATCCCGCTATTCGTGGCGCGCGGCATGA
- a CDS encoding LPS-assembly protein LptD, translating into MTLRSETFGWRALLLAGAAIPALAATNAHAQTAPAGDPIDFSADMLTTNDKQDRVEASGDVRAKRGEHRLRADSVDWDREAGIVTAIGDIAIDDGKGNRLYADRAVLDDGLQDGTVSAPLVTMKGDRRLAARSGVRKNGITTLDNASYTACHVVDAAGCPKDPFWTITASKIVHDEHRHRISYRNPRLNVLGQPVLWLPGLSHSDGSDEGNASGLLVPDVTYSATKGLEYAQPYYWKTRTDRDLTITPHVYSAVLPMVEARYRGLLPSGAFSIGGSITKASRLPADVLDPSDDGRKGSIRGSIDALARFQLDPSWSIDASLRLASDRSYLRRYDLSGDDRLRSIVTAERIDRDSYFAAAAYGFQILSFSDTLEDQAIAAPVLDYRRRLSVTGLPGTLELNAGGVSLLRDDGQSVARAGTGLTWNARHVDDGGRLWSLTALVKADGYRVTSALDQTPAEYRGAPGLAGRAIAAGALDLRWPLIAPLAGGTQTITPRLQLASSAVAGSDVLPNEDSRAADLDTNSLFALNPLPGQDRWAGGTRLTYGVDWRYDRPNWALTASAGQILFLRHPVAGLRDDVGLSGRTSDVVVDGSLRVGAAWRLSGHARFDDRSGAVRRVDAQASWSTGPAETFVSYTQADRGDVADRRDIGGGGEKIADYEEVTAGLRLRVARYWTASGGAVVNLQGRGKDPLSFGNGFQPVRERLGLAYDDECISVGVSWKREYDTTGNASGNTFRLRFVIKTLGR; encoded by the coding sequence ATGACCCTTCGATCCGAGACGTTCGGCTGGCGTGCTCTGTTGCTTGCCGGCGCCGCCATCCCAGCCCTGGCCGCCACCAATGCCCATGCGCAAACGGCACCCGCCGGCGACCCGATCGACTTCAGCGCCGACATGCTGACGACGAACGATAAACAGGATCGGGTCGAGGCATCGGGCGATGTCCGTGCGAAACGCGGCGAGCATCGCTTGCGGGCAGACTCGGTCGATTGGGACCGGGAGGCAGGCATCGTCACCGCAATCGGCGACATCGCGATCGATGACGGCAAGGGCAACAGGCTATACGCCGATCGCGCCGTGCTCGACGATGGCCTGCAGGACGGTACCGTCAGCGCGCCACTCGTCACGATGAAGGGCGATCGTCGGTTGGCGGCGCGCAGCGGCGTGCGCAAGAACGGGATCACCACGCTCGACAATGCGAGTTACACCGCCTGTCACGTGGTGGACGCAGCCGGTTGTCCGAAGGACCCGTTCTGGACGATCACTGCCTCGAAGATCGTCCATGACGAACATCGACACCGGATCAGCTATCGCAACCCGCGGCTCAACGTGCTGGGTCAACCCGTGCTGTGGCTGCCCGGCCTATCGCACAGCGACGGTTCCGATGAGGGCAATGCCTCAGGGCTGCTGGTGCCGGACGTCACTTATTCGGCGACCAAGGGGCTCGAATATGCCCAACCCTATTATTGGAAGACGCGTACCGATCGCGACCTGACGATCACGCCTCACGTCTATTCGGCGGTATTGCCGATGGTCGAGGCGCGCTACCGCGGTTTGCTGCCGAGCGGCGCCTTCTCGATCGGCGGCAGCATCACCAAGGCATCGCGGCTGCCCGCCGACGTGCTCGACCCCAGCGACGATGGCCGCAAGGGGTCGATCCGCGGCTCGATCGATGCGCTCGCCCGCTTTCAGCTCGATCCCTCATGGTCGATCGACGCGTCGTTGCGGCTCGCCAGCGATCGATCCTATCTGCGCCGCTACGATTTGTCGGGCGACGACCGCCTGCGCTCGATCGTCACTGCCGAACGCATCGACCGGGACAGCTACTTCGCCGCCGCCGCCTACGGTTTCCAGATCCTGAGCTTTTCCGACACGCTCGAGGATCAGGCGATCGCCGCACCGGTGCTGGACTATCGCCGCCGCCTGTCCGTGACCGGTCTGCCCGGCACGCTGGAACTGAATGCCGGCGGCGTCTCGCTGCTGCGCGACGACGGGCAGAGCGTGGCACGCGCCGGCACCGGGCTGACCTGGAATGCTCGGCACGTCGACGATGGCGGACGCTTGTGGAGCCTGACCGCTTTGGTCAAGGCGGATGGCTACCGTGTCACCTCTGCGCTCGATCAAACGCCGGCCGAGTATCGCGGGGCGCCGGGGCTTGCCGGCCGAGCGATCGCGGCCGGCGCGCTCGACCTGCGCTGGCCGTTGATCGCGCCGCTCGCTGGCGGCACGCAGACCATCACGCCGCGCCTGCAACTCGCCTCGTCCGCGGTCGCCGGCAGCGACGTCCTGCCCAACGAGGATTCGCGCGCCGCCGATCTCGATACGAATTCGCTGTTCGCGCTCAATCCGTTACCCGGCCAGGATCGCTGGGCTGGCGGTACGCGCCTGACCTACGGTGTGGATTGGCGCTACGACCGGCCGAATTGGGCGCTCACCGCCAGCGCCGGGCAGATCCTGTTCCTGCGCCACCCGGTTGCCGGATTGCGCGACGATGTCGGGCTGTCGGGACGGACGAGCGACGTGGTGGTCGACGGCAGCCTGCGCGTCGGCGCTGCGTGGCGCCTGTCGGGGCACGCGCGTTTCGACGATCGCTCCGGCGCGGTCCGGCGTGTCGATGCGCAGGCGAGCTGGAGTACCGGCCCGGCCGAGACGTTCGTATCCTATACCCAGGCCGATCGCGGCGACGTGGCGGACCGCCGCGATATCGGCGGCGGCGGCGAGAAGATCGCCGATTACGAGGAAGTCACCGCCGGCCTGCGGCTGCGTGTCGCACGCTACTGGACGGCGAGCGGTGGCGCCGTGGTCAACCTGCAGGGGCGCGGCAAGGACCCACTGTCGTTTGGCAACGGCTTCCAGCCGGTCCGCGAGCGCCTCGGTCTCGCTTATGACGACGAGTGCATCTCGGTCGGCGTCTCCTGGAAGCGCGAATACGACACGACCGGCAATGCCAGCGGCAACACGTTCCGGCTGCGCTTCGTGATCAAGACGCTCGGCCGATGA
- a CDS encoding RNA polymerase sigma factor — MSDQDGSAGLEAVLIAHRQQLLRFLDSLGAGDAAEDLLHELWINLHARPTAPIGRPLSYLYRAAHNLMRDRYRSARQARLRDRDWHQLTAPDEIEPGPPAIERAAIARQSLDRADRALMALEPRARTCLRLHRLEGASQKEVAIALGVSLSTVESDLRRAYAALLAAKAELDLE, encoded by the coding sequence ATGAGCGACCAGGACGGCTCGGCCGGGCTGGAAGCGGTGCTGATCGCGCATCGGCAGCAATTGCTGCGCTTCCTCGACTCGCTTGGTGCAGGAGATGCGGCGGAGGACTTGTTACATGAACTTTGGATCAATCTGCACGCCCGCCCGACAGCCCCAATCGGCCGACCGCTTTCCTACCTCTACCGCGCGGCGCACAATCTAATGCGCGACCGGTATCGCTCTGCCCGGCAGGCGCGGTTACGCGACCGGGATTGGCATCAACTGACAGCGCCGGACGAGATCGAGCCCGGGCCACCTGCGATCGAACGCGCCGCCATCGCTCGGCAATCGCTGGATCGCGCCGACCGCGCCCTTATGGCGCTGGAGCCCCGCGCGCGCACCTGCCTGCGCCTCCACCGACTGGAAGGCGCCAGCCAGAAAGAGGTGGCCATCGCCCTCGGGGTGAGCCTCAGCACGGTCGAAAGCGACCTGCGCCGCGCCTATGCCGCGTTGCTGGCGGCAAAAGCTGAGCTTGACCTCGAGTAG
- a CDS encoding putative quinol monooxygenase, translating to MAVKVIAFVTVKEGEEKAFEAAADVCVAASRAEPGVLYYDLWREAEGERRYVFNELYTDQAAVQTHMGSDHFKAFGMVARDLATGRPTIIVTNPINVAD from the coding sequence ATGGCCGTTAAAGTGATCGCGTTCGTCACCGTCAAAGAGGGCGAAGAGAAAGCGTTCGAAGCCGCTGCCGACGTTTGTGTCGCCGCATCGCGGGCCGAGCCGGGCGTGCTATATTACGACCTGTGGCGTGAGGCCGAAGGCGAGCGCCGTTACGTGTTCAACGAACTCTATACCGATCAGGCCGCGGTCCAGACGCACATGGGATCGGACCACTTCAAGGCGTTCGGCATGGTAGCGCGCGATCTGGCAACGGGGCGGCCGACGATCATCGTGACCAACCCGATCAACGTGGCCGATTGA
- a CDS encoding TonB-dependent receptor, with protein sequence MIRHVLLGLVTLVGVAGPAHAGTPRVDLPAGRLGDAVLALGRQSGTTIVVGDPRLWGRAVPAIRGRLSVAEALDRLARAANAEPRRIGSGWRLVARAPPRPAPVRRPARPVTIVETPVPPTDIVVTASKRDVRARDFAGQAAILGGSDLAFGQAGGTDAILARLATVSSTHLGAGRNKLFIRGIADSSFTGPTQTTVGQYLGDLRLSYNAPDPDLRLYDVASVEVLEGPQGTLYGAGSLGGIIRTMPNAPEMAVTSGALSFGASATQHGDPGVDLGGTLNLPIVGDRAALRVVGYGLSEGGYIDNPLLGRDDINRTRIAGGRATLRVDAGNGWTVDLGGVGQWTHGDDSQYADRTGPPLTRLSAIRQGFRSDYMLGQAVITGAVGDVRVKSSTGIVGQSLRERYDATQADGPPRVFVQRNDTTLIANETRLWQPMENGFGWVIGGSFTHNRTRLARTLGAVDAPEPVTGVTNRIDEVTLYGEASVRLLPFLTGTAGLRATHASLSGVGQDVTPLIALAQRRITADRTEKSVLPSASLIAAVTPLVSLYARYQQGFRPGGLAIEGDFVRRFRNDRVRTLEGGVRYGLSGADAFYISASLSHTRWHDIQADFIDGSGLPSTANIGDGRIWTVSATAGWRPVPALALDLGFTYNDSRVTDPTEAFLQAFWRSGQVPNIARLAGRIGADYRQPIGRDLELRVDSWVRYVGRSRLGIGPVLGETQGDYVDSALTARIGRPNLGLTLGITNLSDSVGNRFALGTPFQTGSGQITPQRPRTIRLGVDLAF encoded by the coding sequence GTGATCAGGCATGTTCTCCTCGGGCTGGTGACGTTGGTCGGGGTGGCAGGGCCGGCGCATGCCGGCACGCCGAGAGTCGATTTGCCGGCCGGGCGGCTGGGCGATGCGGTGCTCGCACTCGGGCGGCAGTCAGGTACGACGATTGTCGTTGGCGATCCGCGTTTGTGGGGCCGCGCGGTGCCGGCGATCCGAGGCAGGCTGTCGGTGGCTGAGGCGCTCGACCGGCTGGCGCGCGCGGCCAATGCCGAGCCGCGGCGCATCGGTTCGGGCTGGCGGCTCGTCGCACGTGCCCCGCCGCGTCCCGCGCCGGTGCGACGACCGGCAAGACCAGTCACGATCGTCGAAACCCCGGTCCCCCCAACCGACATCGTCGTCACCGCCAGCAAGCGGGATGTTCGAGCGCGCGACTTTGCCGGACAGGCAGCGATCCTAGGCGGAAGCGATCTTGCATTCGGCCAAGCCGGCGGCACGGACGCGATCCTCGCCCGCTTGGCGACGGTTTCGTCCACCCATCTCGGTGCCGGGCGTAACAAGCTGTTCATCCGCGGCATTGCGGATTCGAGCTTCACCGGCCCGACGCAGACGACAGTCGGGCAGTATCTCGGCGATCTGCGGCTCAGCTACAACGCGCCCGATCCCGATCTGCGCTTGTACGACGTGGCCTCGGTCGAGGTGCTCGAAGGCCCGCAGGGCACGCTGTACGGCGCGGGGTCGCTCGGCGGGATCATCCGGACCATGCCCAACGCCCCGGAAATGGCCGTGACGAGCGGCGCATTGTCGTTCGGTGCGTCGGCGACGCAGCATGGCGACCCTGGCGTGGATCTTGGCGGGACGCTCAACCTGCCGATCGTCGGTGATCGGGCCGCACTTCGAGTTGTCGGATACGGTCTGTCGGAGGGCGGCTACATCGATAACCCGCTGCTCGGCCGCGACGACATCAACAGGACCCGCATTGCCGGTGGACGTGCCACGCTGCGCGTCGATGCCGGCAACGGCTGGACGGTCGATCTCGGGGGTGTCGGCCAGTGGACGCACGGCGACGACAGCCAATATGCTGATCGCACGGGGCCGCCACTGACCCGCCTCAGCGCGATCCGGCAGGGCTTCCGTTCGGATTACATGCTGGGCCAAGCGGTGATCACCGGTGCCGTCGGCGATGTACGGGTCAAATCCTCCACCGGCATCGTCGGACAGTCGCTGCGCGAGCGGTACGATGCCACGCAGGCAGACGGCCCACCCCGCGTCTTCGTGCAGCGCAACGACACCACCTTGATCGCCAACGAAACCCGGCTGTGGCAACCCATGGAAAACGGCTTCGGCTGGGTGATCGGCGGGAGCTTCACACATAACCGCACCCGACTTGCGCGTACGCTTGGGGCCGTCGACGCGCCGGAGCCGGTGACCGGGGTGACCAATCGGATCGACGAGGTGACGCTATATGGTGAGGCCAGCGTGCGCCTGCTGCCTTTCCTCACCGGCACAGCAGGGCTGCGCGCGACACATGCTTCGTTGTCTGGCGTGGGCCAAGACGTGACGCCGCTCATTGCGCTGGCGCAAAGGCGCATCACGGCGGATCGCACCGAGAAGAGCGTGCTGCCCTCCGCATCGCTGATCGCCGCTGTCACCCCCCTGGTTTCACTCTATGCGCGCTATCAGCAGGGATTTCGGCCGGGCGGCCTGGCGATCGAGGGTGATTTTGTACGGCGGTTTCGCAACGATCGTGTTCGTACGCTGGAAGGGGGCGTGCGTTATGGTCTGTCCGGCGCGGACGCCTTCTATATCTCGGCCAGCCTGTCGCATACGCGGTGGCATGACATCCAGGCCGATTTCATCGACGGATCGGGCCTGCCGAGCACCGCCAACATCGGCGATGGACGAATCTGGACAGTCAGCGCGACCGCGGGTTGGCGCCCGGTGCCGGCGCTCGCGCTCGATCTCGGCTTCACGTATAATGATAGCCGCGTTACCGATCCCACCGAGGCCTTCCTTCAGGCATTCTGGCGCAGCGGCCAAGTGCCCAATATAGCGCGTCTGGCCGGACGCATCGGTGCGGATTATCGGCAGCCGATCGGGCGCGATCTCGAACTGCGGGTGGATAGCTGGGTGCGTTATGTCGGGCGGTCGCGGCTCGGCATCGGGCCGGTGCTCGGCGAAACGCAGGGTGACTACGTCGACAGCGCCCTGACGGCGCGGATCGGGCGGCCGAACCTCGGCCTCACGCTTGGGATCACAAACCTATCCGACAGCGTCGGCAACCGCTTTGCGCTCGGCACGCCCTTCCAGACCGGGTCCGGCCAGATCACGCCGCAACGCCCGCGCACGATACGCCTGGGCGTCGATCTCGCCTTCTGA
- a CDS encoding FecR family protein, with the protein MAKHTDENEALDWVVRVGDRAFDDWDAFQAWLDADPAHAARYQALATDIDDMVALVPPEAQPALVPLAVPVARHRGRWIGGALAASLALVVGYATLRHDAAPYVLETPAGGSRTVALADGSAITMSGGTRVTLDRNDARVATLDRGQAMFEIRHDAEDPFEVTVGDRKVVDVGTAFDLKRTGDETRVAVSEGAVDFIGDADPVRLVAGQGLVARDRAAPVMSSPLDIASVGAWRSGSLAYDGAPIAEVAGDLSRSLGLRVTADRSVAARPFFGVVVIADIKRDPRQMAGVLDLTARQSGNAWVLTAKP; encoded by the coding sequence ATGGCAAAGCACACGGATGAAAACGAAGCGCTCGACTGGGTGGTGCGCGTGGGCGACCGCGCGTTCGACGATTGGGACGCATTTCAGGCATGGCTGGACGCCGATCCTGCGCACGCAGCGCGGTATCAGGCCTTGGCCACGGATATCGACGACATGGTTGCCCTGGTCCCCCCCGAAGCACAGCCGGCCCTCGTCCCGCTGGCGGTGCCGGTTGCCCGCCATCGCGGCAGGTGGATCGGCGGCGCGCTGGCCGCATCGCTGGCGCTGGTCGTCGGCTACGCCACGCTGCGCCACGATGCGGCGCCTTACGTGTTGGAGACCCCCGCCGGCGGGTCGCGCACCGTGGCGCTGGCCGATGGGAGCGCGATCACGATGAGCGGCGGCACGCGAGTGACGCTGGATCGCAACGATGCACGCGTTGCCACGCTGGATCGGGGACAAGCGATGTTCGAGATTCGCCACGATGCAGAGGATCCGTTCGAAGTGACGGTGGGCGATCGGAAGGTGGTGGATGTAGGCACCGCATTCGATCTCAAGCGCACCGGCGACGAGACCCGCGTCGCGGTATCGGAGGGCGCGGTGGATTTTATCGGTGACGCTGATCCCGTACGGCTCGTCGCCGGCCAGGGTCTGGTCGCACGCGACCGCGCTGCACCGGTAATGTCGTCACCGCTCGACATTGCCTCCGTAGGCGCCTGGCGCTCCGGCAGCCTCGCCTATGACGGCGCGCCGATCGCCGAAGTGGCGGGCGATCTGTCGCGCAGCCTGGGGCTGCGCGTGACCGCGGATCGCTCGGTCGCTGCCCGGCCCTTCTTTGGCGTCGTCGTCATCGCTGATATTAAGCGTGATCCGCGGCAGATGGCGGGCGTGCTCGATCTCACCGCACGGCAAAGCGGCAACGCCTGGGTGCTGACCGCCAAGCCGTGA
- a CDS encoding RNA polymerase sigma factor: MASAGLEAVFLANRDKLLRFLASLGASDAEDLLHELWLRIQSAPMGPVAAPLPYLYRAAHNLMLDRHRSARQTAGRERAWSVAAVGDQERSDEPGADRILIAREQASKANAALLAVGERAARIFRRHRLDGVEQRVVAAEMGVSLSTVEADLRKAYRAMIELKRRFDEA, translated from the coding sequence ATGGCGAGCGCCGGTCTAGAGGCCGTCTTTCTGGCGAACCGTGACAAGCTGCTGCGGTTTCTAGCGTCGCTTGGCGCGAGCGATGCCGAGGACCTGCTGCACGAACTCTGGTTGCGTATCCAATCGGCGCCGATGGGGCCGGTCGCTGCGCCGCTTCCTTATCTGTATCGCGCCGCCCATAATTTGATGCTCGATCGCCACCGTAGCGCCCGGCAGACGGCGGGGCGGGAGCGGGCCTGGAGCGTCGCGGCGGTGGGCGACCAGGAAAGGTCGGACGAGCCTGGTGCTGACCGCATCCTGATCGCACGGGAACAGGCGTCCAAGGCGAATGCCGCCTTGCTCGCGGTCGGCGAGCGCGCCGCGCGCATCTTCCGCCGCCACCGTCTGGACGGCGTGGAACAACGTGTCGTGGCAGCCGAAATGGGCGTTAGTCTGAGCACGGTCGAAGCGGATCTGCGCAAGGCCTATCGGGCGATGATCGAACTGAAGAGGCGCTTCGATGAGGCTTGA
- the araD1 gene encoding AraD1 family protein, with amino-acid sequence MSLRLLQHRADDGTRSVIAATAEGAAFVIGIDSVRALAGKAIAEGRDLAAAAAACGAGASVDIATELAAGRLLAPIDHIDPAHLIMTGTGLTHLGSAEGRDKMHRDAAAAETQTDSMRMFLEGVAGGKPAPGEVGQQPEWFFKGDGSALTGPGQPLVSPPFGQDGSEEPELAGIYLIGPDGTPFRLGLCLANEFSDHVTERHNYLWLAHSKLRPAALGPELLVGTPPEHIGGTSRIYRDGALLWEKPFLSGEANMSHTIANLEAHHFKYQLFRRPGDVHVHFFGTATLSFADGVKTEEGDVFEIEAAPFTLPLRNALAKTEPTSVVIRTL; translated from the coding sequence CGGCACGCGGTCGGTTATCGCCGCGACGGCGGAGGGTGCTGCATTCGTTATCGGGATCGATAGCGTTCGTGCGCTTGCGGGCAAGGCGATCGCGGAGGGCCGCGATCTTGCCGCTGCAGCGGCCGCGTGCGGGGCCGGCGCGAGCGTCGACATTGCGACCGAGCTGGCGGCCGGGCGCCTATTGGCGCCGATCGACCATATTGACCCAGCGCACCTGATCATGACCGGCACCGGTCTGACGCATCTCGGTTCCGCCGAGGGGCGTGACAAGATGCACCGCGACGCCGCTGCTGCCGAGACGCAGACCGATTCAATGCGCATGTTCTTGGAAGGCGTGGCCGGCGGCAAGCCTGCCCCGGGCGAGGTCGGACAGCAACCGGAATGGTTCTTCAAGGGCGATGGCTCGGCGCTTACCGGCCCGGGGCAGCCACTCGTATCTCCGCCCTTCGGACAGGATGGCAGCGAGGAGCCGGAACTGGCCGGCATCTACCTGATCGGCCCAGACGGCACGCCGTTCCGTCTCGGCCTGTGCCTGGCCAACGAATTCAGCGATCATGTTACCGAGCGGCATAACTATCTGTGGCTGGCGCATTCCAAGCTGCGCCCGGCGGCACTCGGGCCAGAACTGCTGGTCGGCACCCCTCCCGAGCATATCGGCGGCACGAGCAGGATCTACCGCGACGGCGCGTTGTTATGGGAAAAGCCGTTCCTCTCCGGCGAAGCGAACATGTCGCATACGATTGCCAACCTCGAAGCGCATCATTTCAAGTATCAGCTGTTTCGTCGTCCGGGCGACGTGCACGTGCACTTCTTCGGCACCGCCACCTTGTCGTTCGCCGATGGCGTGAAGACCGAAGAGGGGGACGTGTTCGAGATCGAAGCGGCCCCGTTCACGCTGCCGTTGCGTAACGCGCTCGCCAAGACAGAGCCGACATCGGTGGTGATTCGAACACTGTGA